In bacterium, a single window of DNA contains:
- a CDS encoding ADP-ribosylglycohydrolase family protein, producing MHRDFLDIDMLSRAQGCLLGQLAGDSLGSLVEFRARNDIRREYPKGVRELADGGTWNTIAGQPTDDSEMALLLARMLVDQGRYDPEEARNAYIFWLDSGPFDCGMTVAGGLRGRPNPDSQANGAMMRISPLGIFGANHDLEHVAEWARQDAAITHPHPVCQQANALFTMAIAHSVHQGCNGRDLYEQIVTWAEDMNVDGSLLDTVRGAAESPPADYVHQQGWVLTAFRNALWQLLHAPNLEEAVVDTVMRGGDTDTNAAICGALLGAVWGRNAIPAQWTECVLNCRPAAGQPHVRRPRPECFWPVDALELAERLVGTDCSEDSDAEEMRLNAASASSGNA from the coding sequence ATGCACCGCGACTTCCTCGACATCGATATGCTTTCCCGTGCCCAAGGGTGTCTGCTCGGCCAGCTTGCCGGAGACTCCCTTGGCAGCCTGGTCGAGTTTCGGGCTCGGAATGACATCCGCCGGGAATACCCGAAAGGCGTCCGTGAACTTGCCGACGGAGGCACTTGGAACACGATTGCCGGCCAACCGACCGACGATTCCGAGATGGCGCTTTTGCTGGCCCGCATGCTGGTGGACCAGGGAAGGTACGATCCCGAGGAGGCGAGGAATGCCTACATTTTCTGGCTGGACTCCGGTCCCTTCGATTGCGGAATGACCGTCGCCGGTGGTCTGCGTGGGCGTCCCAATCCGGACAGCCAGGCCAACGGCGCGATGATGCGGATCAGCCCGCTGGGCATCTTCGGAGCCAATCATGATTTGGAGCATGTGGCTGAGTGGGCGCGACAGGATGCCGCGATCACCCATCCCCATCCGGTTTGCCAGCAAGCCAACGCGTTGTTCACGATGGCGATTGCCCATTCCGTCCACCAGGGGTGCAATGGCCGAGATTTATACGAGCAGATTGTAACTTGGGCGGAAGACATGAATGTGGATGGGAGTCTCCTGGATACGGTCCGAGGTGCAGCCGAATCACCACCCGCCGATTATGTCCACCAGCAGGGGTGGGTTTTGACGGCATTCCGTAACGCCCTGTGGCAGCTTCTGCATGCCCCGAATCTGGAGGAAGCCGTCGTGGACACCGTAATGCGCGGCGGAGACACCGACACGAACGCCGCCATCTGTGGCGCGCTTCTTGGCGCTGTGTGGGGCCGGAACGCGATCCCTGCCCAGTGGACCGAATGCGTGCTGAACTGCCGCCCTGCGGCCGGACAACCGCATGTGCGTCGTCCCCGCCCGGAGTGCTTCTGGCCGGTGGACGCTTTGGAGCTGGCGGAGCGTTTGGTCGGCACCGATTGCTCGGAGGATTCGGATGCAGAGGAAATGCGACTCAACGCCGCTTCCGCCTCATCGGGAAACGCATGA
- a CDS encoding DNA lyase, translating to MRLWSIHPCYLDARGLVALWREALLARSVILGKTKGYLNHPQLIRFRAFQNPANAINRYLWHVCEEAGKRGYEFDQSKLEGKARCRKIKVTTGQIEYEFGHLLRKLASRAPDIYAGLKTTGEIRTHPLFIPVPGPVEEWEKVHGQLARNPAALRPNKK from the coding sequence GTGAGGCTGTGGTCGATCCATCCTTGCTATCTCGACGCCAGGGGGCTTGTCGCTCTCTGGCGGGAGGCGCTGCTGGCCAGGTCGGTCATTCTGGGCAAAACCAAAGGTTACCTCAATCATCCGCAGCTTATCCGGTTCCGTGCCTTCCAAAATCCGGCAAACGCCATCAACCGCTATTTATGGCACGTATGCGAGGAGGCGGGAAAGCGGGGATATGAATTCGACCAATCGAAGCTGGAAGGCAAGGCGAGATGCAGAAAAATCAAGGTGACCACCGGACAGATTGAGTATGAATTCGGCCATCTATTGAGAAAACTCGCGTCGAGGGCGCCGGATATTTATGCCGGCTTGAAAACGACCGGTGAAATACGCACGCATCCGTTGTTCATTCCCGTTCCCGGCCCGGTGGAGGAATGGGAGAAGGTACACGGGCAATTGGCGCGAAATCCCGCCGCGCTTAGACCCAACAAAAAATAA
- a CDS encoding DUF262 domain-containing protein, producing MKTPKHSLRKIVSFLNNHDEDGGFWLPNIQRPFVWSEDQICRLFDSILREYPISTLLIWKTRAEARHRKFIDNYRSKLRLSDFYVPENGKKKCLVLDGQQRLQSLFIGLCGSYEGRELFLDILSGEVSAPDDVKFRFAFLDAGKTGFPWIRFKDLVFNTADPLTAAEDLIAKAGRELSPDERRKISRHVGIVFKTFHSDDGISYQELDSTENAELYTEDDVVEVFIRANSGGTRLGKSDLLFSLLSSSWDRADEQMEGLLSDLNRHGFAFTRDFVLKSCLTLLNQGARYEVSKFRKPGVREEIETRWQDITKALKDVLDFVRGKTFIRCDKALPSYLVLIPLVYSRYHFPDNWKAAQGIDNYLLRALISGAFSGTPDQLIDDCVGKIKERNGFDLNHLFDAVRSRGRSLELTEDRFWQMGYGSDSIHLLFNLWYREFNYTPAYDNNLPQVDHIFPQSALRKIKTVSPETGRLSIVKYKQDARDQLANCMLLTQAENGSGGKADTLPEIWFADKPESYLDMHLVPKDKDLWKIDRFEDFIEERKKLIRDKFSYLLAQKTQDNQVAQAAQ from the coding sequence ATGAAGACTCCGAAACATTCTCTGCGGAAGATCGTCAGTTTTTTGAACAATCATGACGAGGACGGCGGTTTCTGGCTGCCCAATATCCAGCGGCCGTTCGTCTGGAGCGAGGACCAGATCTGCCGTCTCTTCGACTCGATTCTGAGGGAATACCCCATCAGCACTCTGCTGATATGGAAGACCAGGGCTGAGGCCCGCCACAGAAAGTTCATCGACAACTACCGCAGCAAGCTTCGGTTGAGCGATTTTTACGTCCCCGAAAACGGCAAGAAGAAATGTCTGGTTCTGGACGGTCAGCAGAGACTTCAAAGCCTGTTCATCGGTCTGTGCGGGAGCTATGAAGGGCGGGAGCTTTTCCTCGACATTTTGAGCGGAGAGGTGTCCGCCCCGGACGACGTCAAGTTCAGGTTTGCGTTTCTCGATGCAGGCAAAACAGGCTTTCCGTGGATCAGATTCAAAGACTTGGTCTTCAATACCGCCGATCCGCTTACCGCCGCGGAGGACCTGATCGCTAAAGCGGGCCGCGAACTCTCCCCTGATGAACGCCGCAAAATCAGCCGCCACGTCGGCATCGTATTCAAGACTTTTCATTCCGACGACGGGATTTCATACCAGGAGCTCGACAGCACAGAAAACGCCGAACTCTACACCGAAGACGACGTTGTGGAAGTCTTTATACGGGCGAATTCCGGCGGCACTCGGTTGGGTAAATCCGATCTGCTTTTTTCCTTGCTGAGCTCGAGCTGGGACCGCGCCGACGAACAAATGGAGGGCCTCCTGTCGGACCTCAACCGCCACGGATTCGCTTTCACACGTGATTTCGTTTTGAAATCATGCCTTACGCTGTTGAATCAAGGCGCACGCTATGAGGTCTCGAAGTTCCGCAAACCGGGTGTGCGTGAGGAAATCGAAACCAGGTGGCAGGACATCACGAAAGCGCTGAAAGACGTTCTGGACTTCGTCCGCGGGAAAACCTTCATCCGATGTGACAAGGCCTTGCCGTCCTATCTTGTCCTGATTCCGTTGGTCTATTCCCGCTATCATTTCCCGGATAACTGGAAGGCTGCGCAGGGGATAGACAACTACCTACTGCGCGCCTTGATCAGCGGTGCTTTCAGCGGGACTCCGGACCAACTCATCGACGACTGCGTCGGAAAAATCAAGGAACGGAACGGCTTCGACTTGAACCATCTTTTCGATGCCGTTCGTTCGAGAGGACGAAGTCTCGAGCTTACCGAGGATCGTTTCTGGCAGATGGGTTACGGTTCCGATTCGATCCATCTGCTTTTCAATCTGTGGTACCGGGAGTTCAACTACACGCCTGCTTACGATAACAACCTCCCGCAGGTCGATCACATCTTTCCACAGAGTGCCTTGAGAAAGATCAAGACCGTCAGCCCGGAAACCGGTCGGCTCAGCATCGTGAAATACAAACAGGATGCGCGCGACCAGTTGGCGAACTGTATGTTGTTGACGCAGGCGGAGAACGGCTCTGGCGGCAAGGCTGACACTCTCCCTGAAATCTGGTTTGCCGACAAGCCGGAAAGCTACCTCGACATGCACTTGGTACCGAAGGATAAGGACCTCTGGAAGATCGACCGCTTCGAAGACTTCATTGAAGAGCGCAAGAAGTTGATTAGAGATAAATTCTCGTATCTTCTCGCGCAGAAGACTCAGGATAATCAGGTTGCACAAGCGGCGCAATGA
- a CDS encoding DUF2188 domain-containing protein, with translation MTPDTDGGWKVKEENASRALSKHDTKADAINRAKEAAKNQELGQVVIHKKDMTIQTEHTYGKDPYPPKG, from the coding sequence GTGACACCCGATACCGACGGCGGCTGGAAGGTCAAAGAAGAGAATGCGTCCAGGGCGCTGAGCAAACACGACACAAAAGCGGATGCAATCAACCGCGCCAAGGAAGCTGCAAAGAACCAGGAGCTCGGGCAGGTCGTCATCCACAAGAAGGATATGACGATTCAAACGGAGCACACCTACGGCAAGGACCCATATCCACCCAAGGGATAA
- a CDS encoding tryptophan-rich sensory protein yields MLALGICVSLCLGVGMASGYLTADSVAEWYPRITKPSWTPPSWLFGPVWTILYVLMAVSAWRIWTRHRHERALLCLGIFSVQLAFNALWTGIFFGMRNPFLAFIEIIALWLLILLTIILFFNRDRLAGYLLIPYLMWVTFAAALNGAIAFLNM; encoded by the coding sequence ATGCTTGCGCTGGGAATATGCGTTTCTCTTTGCCTGGGGGTGGGTATGGCGAGCGGGTATCTAACAGCCGATTCGGTTGCGGAATGGTATCCCCGTATTACTAAACCGTCTTGGACGCCGCCGTCGTGGTTGTTCGGACCGGTTTGGACCATACTTTATGTGTTGATGGCGGTTTCGGCATGGCGGATATGGACGCGGCATCGGCACGAGCGGGCGCTATTGTGCTTGGGGATTTTTTCGGTTCAACTTGCATTCAATGCTTTGTGGACCGGGATATTTTTTGGCATGCGAAATCCCTTTCTTGCGTTTATCGAGATAATTGCACTTTGGCTGCTTATCCTTTTAACGATCATTCTGTTTTTCAACCGCGACCGTTTGGCTGGATACCTGCTGATTCCGTACCTTATGTGGGTGACCTTCGCGGCTGCTCTAAACGGCGCCATTGCGTTCTTAAATATGTGA